From one Parambassis ranga chromosome 5, fParRan2.1, whole genome shotgun sequence genomic stretch:
- the slmapa gene encoding sarcolemma associated protein a isoform X8 — MPSALAVFACRPNSHPFQERHVYLDEPVKIGRSVARCRPAQNNATFDCKVLSRNHALVWFDHKTGKFYLQDTKSSNGTFINSQRLSRGSEESPPCELLSGDIIQFGVDVTENTRKVTHGCIVSTIKLFLPDGMEARRRSDVIQAPLPLPVDKVAANTPSMYSQELFQLSQYLQEALHREQMLEQKLATLQRLLATTQEASESSWQALIDEDRLLSRLEVMGSQLQAHSKSQTEEGIRKELLALQEDKHNYETTAKESLRRVLQEKIEVVRKLSEVERSLSNTEDECTHLKEMAERGQEELRELANKYNAAVNEIKELTDKIKTAEGRQEELTQRGAAEKRELELRIEEMEEKEQVLQARIEALQADNDFTNERLAALQAVKQLKETVSSSIHKLANFDEVMDAHLQNNQTAKDDILASPDRLKGSQMDAGDMSDTLSPSKDRSSDDTSDGNMDDQELNEPQNRVALLKAELHRAGLEPGDTEQVIHHLHRELLEAQELANTGKQKCLELQALLEEERRSNSQLTEESTKQIQYLQTQLGKLQADMEALREQRESTICSTREELYSAQEEILVLRHAMEAATTEREREIAALQADLGSVRSELEHWRSTAAKYEEEISRLQEAFTQQQQQQNNASQLQVECVALQQRCVCLQQDCDSLRAERKTLTEKLHRLEAELSSTREQSLVLSSSLESLEKREEDLQDKLGSLENQHLQDASRLKSQLDQAQARTHTLQKEYEDTQSQLLDLRQRYERTEQEKLNIHQELEQCRSSLKLLQDKSSSSGWSPWMPVIAVMVAVTAAVLYPNFSKSSST, encoded by the exons ttcTACCTGCAGGACACTAAAAGCAGCAATGGAACGTTCATCAACAGCCAGAGGTTGAGTCGTGGCTCAGAGGAGAGTCCACCTTGTGAGCTCCTGTCTGGTGACATCATTCAGTTCGGCGTAGATGTCACTGAGAACACACGCAAAG tcACTCATGGCTGCATTGTGTCCACAATCAAACTCTTCCTACCTGATGGGATGGAGGCACGCCGGCGAAGCGA TGTCATCCAAGCTCCATTACCACTACCTGTAGACAAG gTTGCCGCCAACACTCCCAGTATGTATTCTCAGGAACTGTTCCAACTTTCCCAGTATCTACAG GAGGCCTTACACAGAGAGCAGATGTTGGAGCAGAAGTTAGCCACTCTACAACGTCTGTTAGCTACCACCCAGGAGGCCTCAGAGAGCAGCTGGCAG GCTCTGATTGATGAGGACCGACTGCTCTCCAGACTGGAGGTGATGGGCAGTCAGTTACAGGCTCACTCTAAG TCCCAGACAGAGGAGGGAATCCGAAAGGAGCTCCTGGCTCTTcaagaggacaaacacaactatGAGACGACAGCAAAGGAGTCTTTGAGGAGAGTCCTGCAGGAGAAGATCGAGGTGGTCAGGAAGCTGTCGGAGGTGGAG CGTTCACTCAGTAACACAGAAGACGAGTGCACCCACCTAAAGGAGATGGCTGAgaggggacaggaggagctCAGGGAGCTCGCCAACAAGTACAACGCTGCCGTCAATGAAATCAAAGAGCTCACTGACAAAATTAAG ACAGCAGAGGGCCGGCAGGAGGAGCTCActcagagaggagcagcagagaagagagaatTGGAGTTGCGGAttgaggagatggaggagaaggagcaggttCTCCAGGCTCGCATTGAAGCTCTGCAGGCTGACAACGACTTCACCAATGAGAGGCTTGCTGCCCTGCAGG ctgtcAAACAGCTAAAGGAGACTGTAAGTTCTTCAATCCACAAACTGGCCAATTTTGATG aaGTGATGGACGCACACTTACAAAACAACCAGACTGCAAAAGACGACATCCTGGCCAGCCCTGATCGACTCAAAG GGAGTCAGATGGATGCTGGTGACATGTCAGACACACTGAGTCCCAGTAAAGACCGCAGCAGTGACGACACATCAG atGGCAACATGGATGACCAGGAGCTGAATGAACCACAGAACAGAGTAGCTCTACTCAaag cgGAGTTACATCGGGCTGGTCTAGAGCCTGGGGACACAGAGCAGGTCATCCACCATCTCCACAGAGAGCTTCTGGAGGCCCAGGAATTAGCCAACACTGGCAAGCAGAAATGTCTGGAGCTACAAG CTCTGcttgaggaggagaggaggagtaaCTCTCAGCTGACTGAGGAGTCAACCAAACAGATTCAGTACCTGCAAA CTCAGCTTGGGAAGCTGCAGGCTGACATGGAGGCACTgagggagcagagggagagcaCCATCTGCAGCACCAGGGAGGAGCTCTACTCTGCACAGGAGGAG ATTCTCGTGCTGCGCCATGCCATGGAGGCAGCCACGACAGAGAGGGAGCGCGAGATCGCCGCCCTCCAGGCAGACCTGGGCAGCGTGCGCTCCGAGCTGGAGCActggaggagcacagctgcCAAGTATGAGGAGGAGATCAGCCGGTTGCAGGAGGctttcacacagcagcaacagcagcagaacaatgcCAGCCAGCTGCAAG tggaGTGTGTAGCGTTGcagcagcggtgtgtgtgtttgcagcaggacTGTGATAGTCTGAGAGCTGAACGAAAAACTCTCACGGAAAAACTGCACCGCCTTGAGGCTGAGCTGAGCAG TACCAGGGAACAGAGTCTGGTCCTCAGCAGCAGTCTGGAGTCTCtggaaaagagggaggaagattTGCAAGACAAACTGGGTTCTCTGGAGAACCAGCACCTGCAGGATGCGAGCCGACTGAAGAGCCAGCTGGACCAGGCGCAggcccgcacacacacactgcagaaagaG TATGAAGACACACAGTCTCAACTGCTGGACCTCCGTCAGCGATATGAGAGAACAGAGCAGGAGAAACTGAACATCCACCAGGAGCTGGAGCAGTGCAGgagtagcctgaagctgctacAGGACAAGTCCAgctct AGCGGTTGGAGCCCCTGGATGCCGGTCATCGCAGTGATGGTCGCCGTAACGGCAGCCGTCCTCTACCCCAACTTCTCCAAGAGCAGCTCTACCTAg
- the slmapa gene encoding sarcolemma associated protein a isoform X4, whose protein sequence is MPSALAVFACRPNSHPFQERHVYLDEPVKIGRSVARCRPAQNNATFDCKVLSRNHALVWFDHKTGKFYLQDTKSSNGTFINSQRLSRGSEESPPCELLSGDIIQFGVDVTENTRKVTHGCIVSTIKLFLPDGMEARRRSDVIQAPLPLPVDKVAANTPSMYSQELFQLSQYLQEALHREQMLEQKLATLQRLLATTQEASESSWQALIDEDRLLSRLEVMGSQLQAHSKSQTEEGIRKELLALQEDKHNYETTAKESLRRVLQEKIEVVRKLSEVERSLSNTEDECTHLKEMAERGQEELRELANKYNAAVNEIKELTDKIKTAEGRQEELTQRGAAEKRELELRIEEMEEKEQVLQARIEALQADNDFTNERLAALQVRLEQLQEKSIKENNSLEEPVEDKHSPQTPESQQEAEDEEDTDTDDGAVGDDEDADDNCHINNSGGDSTRIQQLIECPSVKQLKETVSSSIHKLANFDEVMDAHLQNNQTAKDDILASPDRLKGSQMDAGDMSDTLSPSKDRSSDDTSDGNMDDQELNEPQNRVALLKAELHRAGLEPGDTEQVIHHLHRELLEAQELANTGKQKCLELQALLEEERRSNSQLTEESTKQIQYLQTQLGKLQADMEALREQRESTICSTREELYSAQEEILVLRHAMEAATTEREREIAALQADLGSVRSELEHWRSTAAKYEEEISRLQEAFTQQQQQQNNASQLQVECVALQQRCVCLQQDCDSLRAERKTLTEKLHRLEAELSSTREQSLVLSSSLESLEKREEDLQDKLGSLENQHLQDASRLKSQLDQAQARTHTLQKEYEDTQSQLLDLRQRYERTEQEKLNIHQELEQCRSSLKLLQDKSSSSGWSPWMPVIAVMVAVTAAVLYPNFSKSSST, encoded by the exons ttcTACCTGCAGGACACTAAAAGCAGCAATGGAACGTTCATCAACAGCCAGAGGTTGAGTCGTGGCTCAGAGGAGAGTCCACCTTGTGAGCTCCTGTCTGGTGACATCATTCAGTTCGGCGTAGATGTCACTGAGAACACACGCAAAG tcACTCATGGCTGCATTGTGTCCACAATCAAACTCTTCCTACCTGATGGGATGGAGGCACGCCGGCGAAGCGA TGTCATCCAAGCTCCATTACCACTACCTGTAGACAAG gTTGCCGCCAACACTCCCAGTATGTATTCTCAGGAACTGTTCCAACTTTCCCAGTATCTACAG GAGGCCTTACACAGAGAGCAGATGTTGGAGCAGAAGTTAGCCACTCTACAACGTCTGTTAGCTACCACCCAGGAGGCCTCAGAGAGCAGCTGGCAG GCTCTGATTGATGAGGACCGACTGCTCTCCAGACTGGAGGTGATGGGCAGTCAGTTACAGGCTCACTCTAAG TCCCAGACAGAGGAGGGAATCCGAAAGGAGCTCCTGGCTCTTcaagaggacaaacacaactatGAGACGACAGCAAAGGAGTCTTTGAGGAGAGTCCTGCAGGAGAAGATCGAGGTGGTCAGGAAGCTGTCGGAGGTGGAG CGTTCACTCAGTAACACAGAAGACGAGTGCACCCACCTAAAGGAGATGGCTGAgaggggacaggaggagctCAGGGAGCTCGCCAACAAGTACAACGCTGCCGTCAATGAAATCAAAGAGCTCACTGACAAAATTAAG ACAGCAGAGGGCCGGCAGGAGGAGCTCActcagagaggagcagcagagaagagagaatTGGAGTTGCGGAttgaggagatggaggagaaggagcaggttCTCCAGGCTCGCATTGAAGCTCTGCAGGCTGACAACGACTTCACCAATGAGAGGCTTGCTGCCCTGCAGG tgCGGTTAGAACAGCTACAAGAGAAAAGCATTAAAGAGAACAACAGTCTGG AGGAGCCTGTGGAGGACAAACACAGCCCGCAGACACCTGAGAGCCAGCAGGAAGCCGAGGATGAAGAGGATACAGACACTGATGATGGTGCAGTTGGTGACGATGAAGATGCTGATG ACAACTGTCATATTAACAACAGCGGAGGAGACTCGACTAGAATCCAACAGTTGATTGAGTGTCCGT ctgtcAAACAGCTAAAGGAGACTGTAAGTTCTTCAATCCACAAACTGGCCAATTTTGATG aaGTGATGGACGCACACTTACAAAACAACCAGACTGCAAAAGACGACATCCTGGCCAGCCCTGATCGACTCAAAG GGAGTCAGATGGATGCTGGTGACATGTCAGACACACTGAGTCCCAGTAAAGACCGCAGCAGTGACGACACATCAG atGGCAACATGGATGACCAGGAGCTGAATGAACCACAGAACAGAGTAGCTCTACTCAaag cgGAGTTACATCGGGCTGGTCTAGAGCCTGGGGACACAGAGCAGGTCATCCACCATCTCCACAGAGAGCTTCTGGAGGCCCAGGAATTAGCCAACACTGGCAAGCAGAAATGTCTGGAGCTACAAG CTCTGcttgaggaggagaggaggagtaaCTCTCAGCTGACTGAGGAGTCAACCAAACAGATTCAGTACCTGCAAA CTCAGCTTGGGAAGCTGCAGGCTGACATGGAGGCACTgagggagcagagggagagcaCCATCTGCAGCACCAGGGAGGAGCTCTACTCTGCACAGGAGGAG ATTCTCGTGCTGCGCCATGCCATGGAGGCAGCCACGACAGAGAGGGAGCGCGAGATCGCCGCCCTCCAGGCAGACCTGGGCAGCGTGCGCTCCGAGCTGGAGCActggaggagcacagctgcCAAGTATGAGGAGGAGATCAGCCGGTTGCAGGAGGctttcacacagcagcaacagcagcagaacaatgcCAGCCAGCTGCAAG tggaGTGTGTAGCGTTGcagcagcggtgtgtgtgtttgcagcaggacTGTGATAGTCTGAGAGCTGAACGAAAAACTCTCACGGAAAAACTGCACCGCCTTGAGGCTGAGCTGAGCAG TACCAGGGAACAGAGTCTGGTCCTCAGCAGCAGTCTGGAGTCTCtggaaaagagggaggaagattTGCAAGACAAACTGGGTTCTCTGGAGAACCAGCACCTGCAGGATGCGAGCCGACTGAAGAGCCAGCTGGACCAGGCGCAggcccgcacacacacactgcagaaagaG TATGAAGACACACAGTCTCAACTGCTGGACCTCCGTCAGCGATATGAGAGAACAGAGCAGGAGAAACTGAACATCCACCAGGAGCTGGAGCAGTGCAGgagtagcctgaagctgctacAGGACAAGTCCAgctct AGCGGTTGGAGCCCCTGGATGCCGGTCATCGCAGTGATGGTCGCCGTAACGGCAGCCGTCCTCTACCCCAACTTCTCCAAGAGCAGCTCTACCTAg
- the slmapa gene encoding sarcolemma associated protein a isoform X5, translated as MPSALAVFACRPNSHPFQERHVYLDEPVKIGRSVARCRPAQNNATFDCKVLSRNHALVWFDHKTGKFYLQDTKSSNGTFINSQRLSRGSEESPPCELLSGDIIQFGVDVTENTRKVTHGCIVSTIKLFLPDGMEARRRSDVIQAPLPLPVDKVAANTPSMYSQELFQLSQYLQEALHREQMLEQKLATLQRLLATTQEASESSWQALIDEDRLLSRLEVMGSQLQAHSKSQTEEGIRKELLALQEDKHNYETTAKESLRRVLQEKIEVVRKLSEVERSLSNTEDECTHLKEMAERGQEELRELANKYNAAVNEIKELTDKIKTAEGRQEELTQRGAAEKRELELRIEEMEEKEQVLQARIEALQADNDFTNERLAALQVRLEQLQEKSIKENNSLDVDIVSYGPVEEPVEDKHSPQTPESQQEAEDEEDTDTDDGAVGDDEDADAVKQLKETVSSSIHKLANFDEVMDAHLQNNQTAKDDILASPDRLKGSQMDAGDMSDTLSPSKDRSSDDTSDGNMDDQELNEPQNRVALLKAELHRAGLEPGDTEQVIHHLHRELLEAQELANTGKQKCLELQALLEEERRSNSQLTEESTKQIQYLQTQLGKLQADMEALREQRESTICSTREELYSAQEEILVLRHAMEAATTEREREIAALQADLGSVRSELEHWRSTAAKYEEEISRLQEAFTQQQQQQNNASQLQVECVALQQRCVCLQQDCDSLRAERKTLTEKLHRLEAELSSTREQSLVLSSSLESLEKREEDLQDKLGSLENQHLQDASRLKSQLDQAQARTHTLQKEYEDTQSQLLDLRQRYERTEQEKLNIHQELEQCRSSLKLLQDKSSSSGWSPWMPVIAVMVAVTAAVLYPNFSKSSST; from the exons ttcTACCTGCAGGACACTAAAAGCAGCAATGGAACGTTCATCAACAGCCAGAGGTTGAGTCGTGGCTCAGAGGAGAGTCCACCTTGTGAGCTCCTGTCTGGTGACATCATTCAGTTCGGCGTAGATGTCACTGAGAACACACGCAAAG tcACTCATGGCTGCATTGTGTCCACAATCAAACTCTTCCTACCTGATGGGATGGAGGCACGCCGGCGAAGCGA TGTCATCCAAGCTCCATTACCACTACCTGTAGACAAG gTTGCCGCCAACACTCCCAGTATGTATTCTCAGGAACTGTTCCAACTTTCCCAGTATCTACAG GAGGCCTTACACAGAGAGCAGATGTTGGAGCAGAAGTTAGCCACTCTACAACGTCTGTTAGCTACCACCCAGGAGGCCTCAGAGAGCAGCTGGCAG GCTCTGATTGATGAGGACCGACTGCTCTCCAGACTGGAGGTGATGGGCAGTCAGTTACAGGCTCACTCTAAG TCCCAGACAGAGGAGGGAATCCGAAAGGAGCTCCTGGCTCTTcaagaggacaaacacaactatGAGACGACAGCAAAGGAGTCTTTGAGGAGAGTCCTGCAGGAGAAGATCGAGGTGGTCAGGAAGCTGTCGGAGGTGGAG CGTTCACTCAGTAACACAGAAGACGAGTGCACCCACCTAAAGGAGATGGCTGAgaggggacaggaggagctCAGGGAGCTCGCCAACAAGTACAACGCTGCCGTCAATGAAATCAAAGAGCTCACTGACAAAATTAAG ACAGCAGAGGGCCGGCAGGAGGAGCTCActcagagaggagcagcagagaagagagaatTGGAGTTGCGGAttgaggagatggaggagaaggagcaggttCTCCAGGCTCGCATTGAAGCTCTGCAGGCTGACAACGACTTCACCAATGAGAGGCTTGCTGCCCTGCAGG tgCGGTTAGAACAGCTACAAGAGAAAAGCATTAAAGAGAACAACAGTCTGG ATGTGGACATTGTCTCCTATGGACCAGTAGAGGAGCCTGTGGAGGACAAACACAGCCCGCAGACACCTGAGAGCCAGCAGGAAGCCGAGGATGAAGAGGATACAGACACTGATGATGGTGCAGTTGGTGACGATGAAGATGCTGATG ctgtcAAACAGCTAAAGGAGACTGTAAGTTCTTCAATCCACAAACTGGCCAATTTTGATG aaGTGATGGACGCACACTTACAAAACAACCAGACTGCAAAAGACGACATCCTGGCCAGCCCTGATCGACTCAAAG GGAGTCAGATGGATGCTGGTGACATGTCAGACACACTGAGTCCCAGTAAAGACCGCAGCAGTGACGACACATCAG atGGCAACATGGATGACCAGGAGCTGAATGAACCACAGAACAGAGTAGCTCTACTCAaag cgGAGTTACATCGGGCTGGTCTAGAGCCTGGGGACACAGAGCAGGTCATCCACCATCTCCACAGAGAGCTTCTGGAGGCCCAGGAATTAGCCAACACTGGCAAGCAGAAATGTCTGGAGCTACAAG CTCTGcttgaggaggagaggaggagtaaCTCTCAGCTGACTGAGGAGTCAACCAAACAGATTCAGTACCTGCAAA CTCAGCTTGGGAAGCTGCAGGCTGACATGGAGGCACTgagggagcagagggagagcaCCATCTGCAGCACCAGGGAGGAGCTCTACTCTGCACAGGAGGAG ATTCTCGTGCTGCGCCATGCCATGGAGGCAGCCACGACAGAGAGGGAGCGCGAGATCGCCGCCCTCCAGGCAGACCTGGGCAGCGTGCGCTCCGAGCTGGAGCActggaggagcacagctgcCAAGTATGAGGAGGAGATCAGCCGGTTGCAGGAGGctttcacacagcagcaacagcagcagaacaatgcCAGCCAGCTGCAAG tggaGTGTGTAGCGTTGcagcagcggtgtgtgtgtttgcagcaggacTGTGATAGTCTGAGAGCTGAACGAAAAACTCTCACGGAAAAACTGCACCGCCTTGAGGCTGAGCTGAGCAG TACCAGGGAACAGAGTCTGGTCCTCAGCAGCAGTCTGGAGTCTCtggaaaagagggaggaagattTGCAAGACAAACTGGGTTCTCTGGAGAACCAGCACCTGCAGGATGCGAGCCGACTGAAGAGCCAGCTGGACCAGGCGCAggcccgcacacacacactgcagaaagaG TATGAAGACACACAGTCTCAACTGCTGGACCTCCGTCAGCGATATGAGAGAACAGAGCAGGAGAAACTGAACATCCACCAGGAGCTGGAGCAGTGCAGgagtagcctgaagctgctacAGGACAAGTCCAgctct AGCGGTTGGAGCCCCTGGATGCCGGTCATCGCAGTGATGGTCGCCGTAACGGCAGCCGTCCTCTACCCCAACTTCTCCAAGAGCAGCTCTACCTAg
- the slmapa gene encoding sarcolemma associated protein a isoform X3, with product MPSALAVFACRPNSHPFQERHVYLDEPVKIGRSVARCRPAQNNATFDCKVLSRNHALVWFDHKTGKFYLQDTKSSNGTFINSQRLSRGSEESPPCELLSGDIIQFGVDVTENTRKVTHGCIVSTIKLFLPDGMEARRRSDVIQAPLPLPVDKVAANTPSMYSQELFQLSQYLQEALHREQMLEQKLATLQRLLATTQEASESSWQALIDEDRLLSRLEVMGSQLQAHSKSQTEEGIRKELLALQEDKHNYETTAKESLRRVLQEKIEVVRKLSEVERSLSNTEDECTHLKEMAERGQEELRELANKYNAAVNEIKELTDKIKTAEGRQEELTQRGAAEKRELELRIEEMEEKEQVLQARIEALQADNDFTNERLAALQVRLEQLQEKSIKENNSLVEEPVEDKHSPQTPESQQEAEDEEDTDTDDGAVGDDEDADDNCHINNSGGDSTRIQQLIECPSVKQLKETVSSSIHKLANFDEVMDAHLQNNQTAKDDILASPDRLKGSQMDAGDMSDTLSPSKDRSSDDTSDGNMDDQELNEPQNRVALLKAELHRAGLEPGDTEQVIHHLHRELLEAQELANTGKQKCLELQALLEEERRSNSQLTEESTKQIQYLQTQLGKLQADMEALREQRESTICSTREELYSAQEEILVLRHAMEAATTEREREIAALQADLGSVRSELEHWRSTAAKYEEEISRLQEAFTQQQQQQNNASQLQVECVALQQRCVCLQQDCDSLRAERKTLTEKLHRLEAELSSTREQSLVLSSSLESLEKREEDLQDKLGSLENQHLQDASRLKSQLDQAQARTHTLQKEYEDTQSQLLDLRQRYERTEQEKLNIHQELEQCRSSLKLLQDKSSSSGWSPWMPVIAVMVAVTAAVLYPNFSKSSST from the exons ttcTACCTGCAGGACACTAAAAGCAGCAATGGAACGTTCATCAACAGCCAGAGGTTGAGTCGTGGCTCAGAGGAGAGTCCACCTTGTGAGCTCCTGTCTGGTGACATCATTCAGTTCGGCGTAGATGTCACTGAGAACACACGCAAAG tcACTCATGGCTGCATTGTGTCCACAATCAAACTCTTCCTACCTGATGGGATGGAGGCACGCCGGCGAAGCGA TGTCATCCAAGCTCCATTACCACTACCTGTAGACAAG gTTGCCGCCAACACTCCCAGTATGTATTCTCAGGAACTGTTCCAACTTTCCCAGTATCTACAG GAGGCCTTACACAGAGAGCAGATGTTGGAGCAGAAGTTAGCCACTCTACAACGTCTGTTAGCTACCACCCAGGAGGCCTCAGAGAGCAGCTGGCAG GCTCTGATTGATGAGGACCGACTGCTCTCCAGACTGGAGGTGATGGGCAGTCAGTTACAGGCTCACTCTAAG TCCCAGACAGAGGAGGGAATCCGAAAGGAGCTCCTGGCTCTTcaagaggacaaacacaactatGAGACGACAGCAAAGGAGTCTTTGAGGAGAGTCCTGCAGGAGAAGATCGAGGTGGTCAGGAAGCTGTCGGAGGTGGAG CGTTCACTCAGTAACACAGAAGACGAGTGCACCCACCTAAAGGAGATGGCTGAgaggggacaggaggagctCAGGGAGCTCGCCAACAAGTACAACGCTGCCGTCAATGAAATCAAAGAGCTCACTGACAAAATTAAG ACAGCAGAGGGCCGGCAGGAGGAGCTCActcagagaggagcagcagagaagagagaatTGGAGTTGCGGAttgaggagatggaggagaaggagcaggttCTCCAGGCTCGCATTGAAGCTCTGCAGGCTGACAACGACTTCACCAATGAGAGGCTTGCTGCCCTGCAGG tgCGGTTAGAACAGCTACAAGAGAAAAGCATTAAAGAGAACAACAGTCTGG TAGAGGAGCCTGTGGAGGACAAACACAGCCCGCAGACACCTGAGAGCCAGCAGGAAGCCGAGGATGAAGAGGATACAGACACTGATGATGGTGCAGTTGGTGACGATGAAGATGCTGATG ACAACTGTCATATTAACAACAGCGGAGGAGACTCGACTAGAATCCAACAGTTGATTGAGTGTCCGT ctgtcAAACAGCTAAAGGAGACTGTAAGTTCTTCAATCCACAAACTGGCCAATTTTGATG aaGTGATGGACGCACACTTACAAAACAACCAGACTGCAAAAGACGACATCCTGGCCAGCCCTGATCGACTCAAAG GGAGTCAGATGGATGCTGGTGACATGTCAGACACACTGAGTCCCAGTAAAGACCGCAGCAGTGACGACACATCAG atGGCAACATGGATGACCAGGAGCTGAATGAACCACAGAACAGAGTAGCTCTACTCAaag cgGAGTTACATCGGGCTGGTCTAGAGCCTGGGGACACAGAGCAGGTCATCCACCATCTCCACAGAGAGCTTCTGGAGGCCCAGGAATTAGCCAACACTGGCAAGCAGAAATGTCTGGAGCTACAAG CTCTGcttgaggaggagaggaggagtaaCTCTCAGCTGACTGAGGAGTCAACCAAACAGATTCAGTACCTGCAAA CTCAGCTTGGGAAGCTGCAGGCTGACATGGAGGCACTgagggagcagagggagagcaCCATCTGCAGCACCAGGGAGGAGCTCTACTCTGCACAGGAGGAG ATTCTCGTGCTGCGCCATGCCATGGAGGCAGCCACGACAGAGAGGGAGCGCGAGATCGCCGCCCTCCAGGCAGACCTGGGCAGCGTGCGCTCCGAGCTGGAGCActggaggagcacagctgcCAAGTATGAGGAGGAGATCAGCCGGTTGCAGGAGGctttcacacagcagcaacagcagcagaacaatgcCAGCCAGCTGCAAG tggaGTGTGTAGCGTTGcagcagcggtgtgtgtgtttgcagcaggacTGTGATAGTCTGAGAGCTGAACGAAAAACTCTCACGGAAAAACTGCACCGCCTTGAGGCTGAGCTGAGCAG TACCAGGGAACAGAGTCTGGTCCTCAGCAGCAGTCTGGAGTCTCtggaaaagagggaggaagattTGCAAGACAAACTGGGTTCTCTGGAGAACCAGCACCTGCAGGATGCGAGCCGACTGAAGAGCCAGCTGGACCAGGCGCAggcccgcacacacacactgcagaaagaG TATGAAGACACACAGTCTCAACTGCTGGACCTCCGTCAGCGATATGAGAGAACAGAGCAGGAGAAACTGAACATCCACCAGGAGCTGGAGCAGTGCAGgagtagcctgaagctgctacAGGACAAGTCCAgctct AGCGGTTGGAGCCCCTGGATGCCGGTCATCGCAGTGATGGTCGCCGTAACGGCAGCCGTCCTCTACCCCAACTTCTCCAAGAGCAGCTCTACCTAg